A DNA window from Gigantopelta aegis isolate Gae_Host chromosome 4, Gae_host_genome, whole genome shotgun sequence contains the following coding sequences:
- the LOC121371306 gene encoding dentin sialophosphoprotein-like yields the protein MDLDINDQKGSVDSEQNSDEPKETDKDHSPSKADLKSHEDVEMECDTDSTVKDEGSKHKSPVILESGDIAVVMDCEEASTIDASKQHQDVIIHKELHEETNVSTDNETINPELMCTQTKSESESVVASVSSVLPMADNSKTTSIEKSELPAKLEHSVPSNSNTEESNEELVQDADVEQSGPSESEYVVTSDAVISSSGSAAENTKQHLTNENDLIPVEQVSVVPDSTIVLPVEGHKEESHPSIAETCESQSVDLKTNEIEIPSSTIVSSAEGSNKTTETPATESTDTTQLTNTTQSSDTTQLTNTTQSSDTTQSADTIQSADTTQLTDTTQSADTTQLTDTTQSSDTTQSTNTTRPSEIIHRGEGDHITEEASENKSVKLTDLALLSSADAHICDADHTTEKMSGDVSHSDVLLYMASDKTEIGVPSTTTLETDPEAVADSGMVSSAHGLKGEDNLILDETLATEQSYTPTTVGTSTSKSESNSSTAATLKMASSEVSDVITVEGSVKGDLIAGANHETESGSGIVLSEDPKVQIAFVAIEETKPKDPKTLDCNIVLASSDTLKKRSMEGDLTTGETPETQSAEVSDSGIVLSEEPKVDVTKPTDPETLDSNILLASPDTQEKSSVKGDLTSGKTHETESAEVPASRIVLSKDPKVETALVAIEVTKPKDPETLDSNILLASSDKQEIVAERTESIQAERSGSSDSPPNTECSDIINKTSVEYKLQTDTESCIKVLPTFMSTVSSENTEVEMEIENVTMSENMSVNRSNLQSDNDNNKSDVMKSVSSDVAEHPESTPNIDLTSDTSDNQAKESVAKEETNSVQAEEKTNLDRVLSEQSKDKNDALACVETTQIPESITEQEPAKDIESSKDCDDDDKATSVLLKDVDEDSCQVASHSSSAVDEDNDTASSATDSKIQGVASLCRDEDSRASFVSTTNETDMEVDLAADESNLVSDFNEDSNASKTFGQQPRQVVGNGKMFPLRDLMTDETSMSSVVTADSVDSENIPLARMVDDSDNCPLASLVPYSDSMPGTPASCDTVSDAGPTPAKRSRRDSLTNAVEDELNGFPAENLFEYQWPQDGGEWYMLQEQLSEFLAIKSFKRKYPDLYRRTADKVEKDFLRHRCAVTETQSDLGLTALRSEEVYDLMLKDYPDKYQEYANVLHEREKKTIRDKHKEYGVPKLDKGKMADYIKKAVRSAAEFNAHFQRERKEERRSYFDLQTFMIHYPSTKYKKLAPDVTKPGPYPVSLIPGQFQNFYKSYTPDELKYLPLNTVMFDPPNDRGTKLAKVSSGESSSEVEDNNEDKGESGSDNESDDDDSSDSDNSSSDEDQDGKSEDKEPEAPKLELCRICKEAVLPAPRRNSLPQDTLIKCSECGATGHPSCLDLPKKMIAVIKTYPWQCMECKTCVECLDPFDEDKMMFCDRCDRGYHTFCVGLKAIPTGRWECRSCKGTDTPKSRRGRH from the exons ATGGATCTTGATATTAATGATCAGAAAGGTTCAGTGGACTCGGAACAAAATTCTGATGAACCTAAAGAAACGGACAAGGATCATTCTCCCAGCAAAGCAGACCTCAAATCACACGAGGATGTTGAGATGGAATGTGACACAGATTCAACTGTTAAAGATGAAGGTTCAAAACATAAGTCACCTGTAATACTTGAAAGTGGTGATATTGCTGTAGTGATGGACTGTGAAGAAGCTTCTACAATAGATGCCTCAAAACAACACCAAGATGTAATAATACACAAAGAATTACATGAAGAGACTAACGTATCAACAGATAATGAGACCATAAATCCAGAATTGATGTGTACTCAAACCAAGTCTGAATCTGAATCGGTTGTGGCATCAGTTTCTTCTGTATTGCCAATGGCAGATAATAGCAAGACAACATCCATAGAAAAAAGTGAACTCCCTGCTAAATTAGAGCATTCTGTTCCAAGCAATTCAAATACTGAAGAAAGTAATGAGGAGTTGGTACAGGATGCTGATGTTGAGCAATCTGGTCCATCTGAATCAGAATATGTTGTTACATCTGATGCAGTTATATCATCATCTGGTTCAGCTGCAGAAAACACCAAACAGcatttaacaaatgaaaatgacTTGATCCCAGTTGAACAAGTATCTGTTGTACCTGATTCAACAATTGTGTTACCTGTGGAAGGTCATAAAGAAGAAAGTCATCCCAGCATAGCAGAAACTTGTGAATCACAAAGTGTTGATCTCAAGACAAATGAAATTGAAATACCAAGTTCAACAATTGTATCTTCTGCAGAAGGTAgcaacaaaacaacagaaacaCCTGCAACAGAGTCAACTGACACAACACAGTTAACCAACACAACACAGTCATCTGACACAACACAGCTAACCAACACAACACAGTCATCTGACACAACACAGTCAGCTGACACAATACAGTCAGCTGACACAACACAGCTAACTGACACAACACAGTCAGCTGACACAACACAGCTAACTGACACAACACAGTCATCTGACACAACACAGTCAACTAACACAACACGGCCATCTGAAATAATTCACAGAGGTGAAGGGGATCACATCACAGAGGAAGCATCAGAAAACAAGTCTGTTAAGTTGACTGATTTAGCACTTTTGTCATCTGCAGATGCTCATATATGTGACGCTGATCACACCACAGAGAAAATGTCTGGTGATGTTTCACATTcagatgttttattatatatggcAAGTGACAAAACTGAAATTGGTGTTCCATCTACTACAACACTTGAGACTGATCCAGAGGCTGTTGCAGATTCAGGAATGGTATCATCTGCACATGGTCTAAAAGGAGAAGATAATCTCATCTTGGATGAAACATTGGCTACAGAACAAAGTTATACTCCCACCACAGTAGGAACATCTACTTCCAAGAGTGAAAGTAACAGCTCTACAGCTGCAACACTTAAAATGGCATCATCTGAAGTATCGGATGTCATCACAGTGGAAGGTTCTGTGAAAGGTGATCTCATTGCAGGTGCAAATCATGAAACAGAATCAGGTTCAGGAATTGTATTATCTGAAGATCCAAAAGTTCAGATTGCTTTTGTTGCAATTGAGGAAACAAAACCAAAAGATCCTAAAACATTAGATTGTAATATTGTGTTAGCTTCTTCAGATACACTGAAGAAACGTTCCATGGAAGGTGATCTCACTACAGGTGAAACTCCTGAAACACAATCAGCTGAAGTATCAGATTCTGGAATTGTGTTATCTGAAGAACCAAAAGTTGATGTAACAAAACCAACAGATCCTGAAACATTAGATTCTAATATCTTGTTAGCTTCTCCAGATACACAGGAGAAAAGTTCTGTGAAAGGTGATCTCACTTCAGGTAAAACTCATGAAACAGAATCAGCCGAAGTACCAGCTTCAAGAATTGTGTTATCTAAAGATCCCAAAGTTGAGACTGCTCTGGTTGCAATCGAGGTGACAAAACCAAAAGATCCTGAAACACTAGATTCTAATATTTTGTTAGCTTCTTCAGATAAACAGGAGATAGTAGCAGAGAGAACAGAAAGCATCCAGGCTGAACGATCTGGGTCCAGTGATTCACCACCAAACACAGAGTGtagtgatattattaataagacCTCGGTTGAATATAAACTGCAAACTGATACTGAATCATGTATCAAAGTATTGCCAACTTTTATGTCAACAGTATCTAGTGAAAACACTGAGGTTGAGATGGAAATAGAAAATGTAACTATGTCTGAAAATATGAGTGTGAACCGTAGTAATTTACAAAGtgacaatgataataataaatcagaTGTAATGAAATCAGTATCTTCAGATGTTGCAGAACATCCAGAATCCACACCCAACATTGATCTAACAAGTGATACATCTGATAATCAAGCAAAGGAATCTGTTGCCAAAGAAGAAACTAATTCTGTTCAAGCAGAGGAAAAGACTAATTTAGATAGAGTACTTTCCGAACAAAGTAAAGATAAAAATGATGCTTTAGCCTGTGTAGAAACAACACAAATACCTGAAAGCATTACTGAGCAAGAACCGGCTAAAGATATTGAGTCATCAAAAGATTGTGATGATGACGACAAAGCAACATCTGTTCTTCTAAAGGACGTTGATGAGGACAGTTGCCAGGTTGCATCTCATTCATCATCTGCAGTGGATGAAGACAATGACACTGCATCATCGGCTACAGACAGCAAGATTCAAGGAGTGGCAAGTTTATGCAGAGATGAGGACAGCAGAGCATCTTTTGTCAGTACTACCAACGAAACCGATATGGAAGTGGATCTAGCAGCTGATGAAAGCAACCTTGTATCTGACTTCAATGAGGACAGCAATGCCTCTAAGACATTTGGACAACAACCAAGACAGGTGGTGGGAAATGGTAAAATGTTTCCACTGCGTGATCTTATGACTGATGAAACAAGCATGAGTTCAGTGGTCACTGCTGACAGTGTAGACAGTGAAAATATCCCACTGGCCAGAATGGTTGATGACAGTGACAATTGCCCTCTGGCCAGTTTGGTTCCTTACTCTGATTCCATGCCAGGCACACCTGCATCTTGTGACACAGTTAGTGATGCTGGACCAACACCAGCCAAGCGATCAAGGCGAGATAGCTTAACAAATGCAGTGGAAGATGAATT AAATGGTTTTCCAGCAGAAAACCTGTTTGAGTACCAGTGGCCTCAGGATGGTGGAGAGTGGTATATGCTGCAGGAACAACTTAGTGAGTTTCTTGCAATCAAGTCCTTCAAGCGAAAATATCCAG ATTTGTATCGTAGAACTGCTGACAAAGTGGAGAAAGACTTTCTTCGACATCGATGTGCTGTAACAGAGACTCAATCAGATCTAG GACTGACAGCACTGCGCAGTGAGGAAGTGTATGACTTGATGCTGAAAGACTACCCTGATAAATACCAG GAGTATGCCAATGTCCTCCatgaaagggaaaaaaagacGATACGGGACAAACACAAAGAGTATGGTGTA CCAAAATTAGACAAAGGTAAAATGGCCGATTACATTAAGAAGGCTGTGAGGTCAGCGGCAGAGTTCAACGCTCACTTCCAGCGAGagagaaaggaagaaaggagaTCTTACTTTGATCTCCAGACATTT ATGATCCATTATCCTTCAACAAAATACAAGAAGTTGGCACCAGACGTCACTAAACCAGGACCGTACCCAGTGTCCCTTATTCCAGGACAGTTTCAGAATTTTTACAAAAG CTACACTCCAGATGAACTGAAGTACTTACCTCTGAACACAGTCATGTTTGATCCTCCAAACGACAGGGGAACCAAGCTGGCGAAGGTATCGAGCGGAGAATCATCCTCCGAGGTCGAGGATAACAATGAG GACAAAGGTGAATCTGGTTCGGACAACGAGAGTGATGATGACGACAGCAGTGATTCCGACAACAGCAGCAGTGATGAGGATCAGGATGGGAAGAGTGAAGACAAAGAG CCTGAAGCACCCAAACTTGAACTGTGTCGAATCTGCAAGGAGGCCGTTTTGCCAGCTCCCAGAAGAAATTCTTTACCACAGGATACCCTCATTAAATGTTCTGAGTGTGGGGCAACTG GACATCCGTCCTGCTTAGATTTGCCGAAGAAGATGATTGCCGTTATTAAAACCTATCCCTGGCAGTGCATGGAATGCAAGACTTGTGTCGAGTGCTTAGATCCATTTGACGAG gATAAAATGATGTTCTGTGACCGCTGTGATCGGGGTTACCACACATTTTGTGTCGGTCTGAAGGCTATTCCAACAGGCCGATGGGAATGTCGTAGTTGTAAAGGAACAGATACTCCTAAATCAAG gagAGGTCGACACTAA